One Dioscorea cayenensis subsp. rotundata cultivar TDr96_F1 chromosome 15, TDr96_F1_v2_PseudoChromosome.rev07_lg8_w22 25.fasta, whole genome shotgun sequence genomic region harbors:
- the LOC120277214 gene encoding putative receptor-like protein kinase At4g00960: MALILIIMILLPLFFPSEAYDIQRYGFIAYCNFSSKYTIPSPFKANLDALLFNLTDSTANSNNSFFNNSVGTAPDIVYGLAQCRLDMSAYDCGICLYRLALHALSQYLLYRSNSILSNNCDLRYSDRHFFSQVYLNFTTFYNDNNVSNPTVFREPLRKLMHEVTSKAPMRVTRFASASVNDSITGNIYGWASCTRDLTDAGCSTCLNYALPLVLEYGYSKGCRVFSVTCQVRFEIYPILAQPPPPLTGSYPSEVTLHQGNLNDTMKTVLAVVISLTVAIGLVSVIYFCWQKRRKFRKLIFLRDLQDDETDFTSAESKWFELSTLRDATDNFSNQNKLGQGGFGSVYKGTLKHGQDIAVKRLSASSGQGLQELRNEVIFVAKLQHRNLVRLLGCCLDNNEKLLVYEFLFNSSLDKFLFDNNGSQQLDWRSRYKIIEGIARGLLYLHEDSRLRIIHRDLKASNILLDENMNPKISDFGLAKHFGLNETQANTTRIAGTHGYMAPEYLMRGEFSPKSDVFSYGVLVLEIVTGQKNRGVVRYQPASDLVNNVWKHWNEGKALVLTDKRIGEGFPADQVQRCIHIGLLCVQEDPTKRPSMTSVVNILSSYSTSLPKPLIPGFFTRSSFIRESDEHSGNAEIQLVERRYSSESTTQLANSSSMNEISLSDIEPR, translated from the exons ATGGCTCTCATACTGATCATCATGATCCTCCTCCCCCTCTTCTTTCCGTCTGAAGCCTATGATATCCAGAGATATGGCTTCATCGCCTACTGCAACTTCAGCTCCAAGTACACCATCCCGAGCCCATTCAAGGCCAACCTCGACGCACTACTATTCAACCTCACCGATTCCACCGCCAACTCGAACAACTCATTCTTCAACAACTCCGTCGGGACAGCACCCGACATTGTCTACGGCCTCGCTCAGTGTCGCCTCGACATGTCCGCGTACGACTGCGGTATCTGTCTCTACCGCTTGGCATTGCATGCCTTATCCCAATACCTGCTATACCGCTCGAACTCCATCCTCTCCAACAACTGCGACCTCCGCTACTCTGACCGCCACTTTTTCTCCCAGGTCTATCTCAACTTCACAACCTTTTACAATGACAACAACGTCTCCAATCCGACAGTGTTTAGAGAGCCATTAAGGAAACTGATGCACGAAGTGACGTCCAAAGCCCCCATGAGAGTGACTAGATTCGCTTCGGCATCTGTCAACGACTCCATAACTGGGAACATCTACGGGTGGGCAAGTTGCACTCGGGATCTAACTGATGCTGGCTGTTCCACATGTTTGAATTATGCTCTTCCGCTTGTACTGGAATATGGCTATTCAAAAGGTTGCCGAGTGTTCTCTGTGACCTGCCAAGTTAGATTCGAGATCTATCCCATCTTGGCACAGCCGCCTCCGCCGCTGACAGGCAGTTATCCCAGTGAGGTAACTTTGCATCAAG GAAACCTTAATGATACAATGAAGACGGTTCTCGCTGTAGTCATTTCTTTGACTGTTGCCATTGGGCTCGTCTCTGTCATTTACTTCTGTTGGCAGAAAAGGAGAAAATTCAGAAAACTCATATTTTTACGTGATCTTCAAGATGATGAAACAGATTTTACAAGTGCAGAATCTAAATGGTTTGAATTAAGTACTCTCAGGGATGCCACGGATAACTTCTCTAACCAAAATAAACTAGGACAAGGAGGATTTGGATCAGTTTATAAG GGGACCTTGAAACATGGACAGGATATAGCTGTGAAAAGACTTTCAGCGAGCTCAGGTCAGGGCTTGCAGGAGCTAAGGAATGAGGTTATCTTTGTCGCTAAGCTTCAACACAGGAATCTTGTCAGGTTACTGGGCTGCTGTTTGGATAATAATGAGAAGCTCCTTGTCTATGAATTCCTTTTTAATAGTAGCCtcgataaatttttatttg ATAATAATGGAAGTCAGCAACTAGATTGGAGAAGCAGGTACAAGATCATTGAAGGCATTGCTAGAGGATTGCTTTATCTTCATGAAGATTCACGCCTAAGGATTATTCACCGGGACTTGAAAGCAAGCAATATCTTACTGGATGAAAACATGAACCCCAAAATTTCTGACTTTGGTCTTGCAAAGCATTTTGGTTTGAACGAAACTCAAGCGAACACAACTAGAATTGCTGGGACACA TGGGTACATGGCACCAGAATATCTAATGCGAGGAGAATTCTCACCAAAATCAGATGTTTTTAGTTACGGTGTGCTGGTGTTGGAGATTGTGACTGGCCAAAAAAACAGAGGTGTTGTGAGATATCAGCCTGCATCTGACCTTGTAAACAAT gTGTGGAAACACTGGAATGAAGGGAAAGCATTAGTCTTGACCGACAAACGAATTGGAGAGGGATTTCCTGCTGACCAAGTACAGAGATGCATACACATTGGGTTGCTTTGTGTCCAGGAAGACCCAACCAAGAGACCAAGCATGACTTCGGTTGTGAACATTCTCAGCAGCTATTCCACTTCTCTTCCAAAGCCTTTGATCCCAGGGTTTTTCACTAGAAGTAGTTTTATCAGGGAGTCAGATGAGCACTCTGGGAATGCAGAAATCCAGTTGGTGGAAAGAAGATACAGCAGTGAATCCACAACTCAGCTTGCAAATTCCAGCTCCATGAATGAAATTTCCCTGTCTGATATTGAACCTAGATAA
- the LOC120277215 gene encoding LOW QUALITY PROTEIN: cysteine-rich receptor-like protein kinase 7 (The sequence of the model RefSeq protein was modified relative to this genomic sequence to represent the inferred CDS: deleted 1 base in 1 codon) codes for MALILILLLFFPSVAYSFHIDPSSTTATPAPTTLSRDNSRPTLTYYYSTSLTPLPTRTTYSSTAPSGQHPMLSTASLNVASTCLHMTAVSVSTARPWDPERWTRYSCERLSANSGQDDNGSQQLDWSSRYKIIEGIARGLLYLHEDSRLRIIHRDLKASNILLDANMNPKISDFGLAKHFGMNETQANTNRIAGIFGYMASEYLMRGEFSPKSDVFSYGVLVLEIVIGRKNRGIVRYQPASDLLNDVWKHWNEGKALVLTDKRIGEGFPADQVQRCIHIGLLCVQEDPTKRPSMTSVMKIRSTYSTSLPKPLIPGFFTRSSFIRESDEHSGNAEIQLVERRYSSESTTQLANPSSMNEISLSDIEPR; via the exons ATGGCGCTCAtactcatcctcctcctcttctttcCGTCTGTTGCCTATAGTTTCCATATAGATCCTTCCTCAACTACTGCAACTCCAGCTCCAACTACACTATCCAGAGACAATTCAAGGCCAACCTTGACGTACTATTATTCAACTTCACTGACTCCGCTGCCAACTCGAACGACTTATTCTTCAACAGCTCCGTCGGGACAGCATCCGATGTTGTCTACGGCCTCACTTAATGTCGCCTCAACATGTTTGCATATGACTGCGGTATCTGTCTCTACCGCTCGGCCTT GGGACCCTGAAAGATGGACAAGATATAGCTGTGAAAGACTTTCAGCGAACTCGGGTCAGG ATGATAATGGAAGCCAGCAACTCGATTGGAGTAGCAGGTACAAGATCATTGAAGGCATTGCTAGAGGATTACTTTATCTTCAT GAAGATTCACGACTAAGGATTATTCACCGGGACTTGAAAGCAAGCAATATCTTACTGGATGCAAACATGAACCCTAAAATTTCAGACTTCGGTCTTGCAAAGCATTTCGGTATGAATGAAACTCAAGCGAACACAAATAGAATTGCTGGAATATT TGGATACATGGCATCAGAGTATCTCATGCGCGGAGAATTCTCACCAAAATCAGATGTTTTTAGTTACGGTGTGCTGGTGTTGGAGATTGTGATTGGCCGAAAAAACAGAGGTATTGTGAGATATCAGCCTGCATCTGACCTTCTAAATGAT gtGTGGAAACACTGGAATGAAGGGAAAGCATTAGTCTTGACCGACAAACGAATTGGAGAGGGATTCCCTGCTGACCAAGTACAGAGATGCATACACATTGGGTTGCTTTGCGTTCAGGAAGACCCAACAAAGAGACCAAGCATGACTTCCGTTATGAAAATTCGCAGCACCTATTCCACTTCTCTTCCAAAGCCTTTGATCCCAGGGTTTTTCACTAGAAGTAGTTTTATCAGGGAGTCAGATGAGCACTCTGGGAATGCAGAAATCCAGTTGGTGGAAAGAAGATACAGCAGTGAATCCACAACTCAGCTTGCAAATCCCAGCTCCATGAATGAAATTTCCCTGTCTGATATTGAACCTAGATGA